In Agrobacterium vitis, one genomic interval encodes:
- a CDS encoding DUF3311 domain-containing protein has protein sequence MQKRIWTAACWLLVIPYIGLLWVPFYNIREPSLFGFPFFYWYQLMWVPLTSLLIYIAYRSMPHDD, from the coding sequence ATGCAAAAACGTATTTGGACAGCGGCCTGCTGGCTGCTGGTTATTCCGTATATTGGCCTGTTATGGGTTCCATTTTATAATATTCGTGAGCCGTCGCTGTTCGGCTTTCCATTTTTCTACTGGTATCAGTTGATGTGGGTGCCTCTGACATCGCTCCTGATTTACATCGCCTACAGGAGCATGCCCCATGATGACTGA
- a CDS encoding TIGR01459 family HAD-type hydrolase, with protein sequence MAKRIDTLNEITQGYDVILSDVWGVLHNGIDAFPAAGEALSQARADGVSVVLITNASRPSDRVKVMLDQIGVPETAYDAIVSSGDVTRKLIEKAPRRAFLIGQSQDLSLFEGLDVELVPADEADAIICTGLFNDEEEQPEDYRGMLEGLNQRKLPMIVANPDLIVERGHKLVPCAGALAAIYAEMGGETRYAGKPHNPIYEAALAKAQEIRGTEIDRSRIIAIGDGMPTDVRGALSFGLDLLYVSGGIHAAEYTNNGKTDETMLNAYLEREAATPKWWMPRLA encoded by the coding sequence ATGGCAAAACGCATCGATACGCTCAATGAAATCACCCAGGGTTACGACGTCATCCTCTCGGATGTCTGGGGCGTTTTGCATAATGGAATTGATGCCTTCCCGGCGGCAGGAGAGGCCCTATCGCAAGCTCGTGCCGATGGCGTTTCCGTCGTGCTGATTACAAATGCTTCACGGCCATCTGACCGTGTGAAGGTAATGCTGGATCAAATTGGCGTCCCAGAAACGGCCTATGACGCTATCGTCTCTTCCGGGGACGTGACGCGAAAACTGATTGAAAAAGCCCCACGCCGCGCTTTTCTGATCGGCCAGAGCCAGGATCTGTCGCTGTTTGAGGGGCTCGATGTTGAACTGGTTCCGGCGGACGAGGCCGACGCCATTATTTGCACGGGATTGTTCAATGACGAAGAGGAGCAGCCGGAAGACTATCGCGGGATGCTTGAAGGCTTGAACCAGCGCAAACTTCCGATGATTGTTGCCAATCCCGATCTGATCGTGGAGCGTGGCCACAAGCTCGTCCCCTGCGCCGGCGCTCTGGCAGCGATATACGCTGAAATGGGTGGTGAAACCCGCTATGCTGGCAAGCCGCACAATCCGATTTATGAGGCGGCCCTGGCAAAAGCACAGGAAATACGCGGCACTGAGATTGACCGCAGCCGCATCATCGCCATCGGTGACGGTATGCCAACCGACGTGAGGGGCGCGCTCAGCTTCGGCCTTGACCTTCTCTATGTGAGCGGCGGTATCCATGCAGCCGAATATACCAATAACGGCAAGACAGACGAGACGATGCTGAACGCTTACCTGGAGCGAGAAGCCGCGACGCCAAAGTGGTGGATGCCCCGCTTGGCCTGA
- the ileS gene encoding isoleucine--tRNA ligase has translation MTETTDKKDYSATLALPQTEFPMRAGLPQKEPEIVARWQQMGLYKKLRASSAGREKFVLHDGPPYANGNIHIGHALNKILKDVITRSFQMRGYDANYVPGWDCHGLPIEWKIEEKYREKGKDKNEVPINEFRQECRDFASGWIKVQSEEFKRLGIEGDFENPYTTMNFHSEARIAGELLKIAKSGQLYRGSKPIMWSVVERTALAEAEVEYHEVESDTIWVKFPVVEGGADLQGNSVVIWTTTPWTIPGNRAISFSSKIEYGLYEVTEATNDFGPQPGEKLIFAKRLAQDCATKAKITLELRRDVSGDELGAIVCAHPLVDLGYDFKVPLIDGDHVTDDAGTGFVHTAPSHGREDFDAWMSAARDLEARGISSKIPFTVDDAGFYTEDAPGFGPSAEGGAARVMDDNGKKGDANERVIKALIVANNLFARGRIKHDYPHSWRSKKPVIFRNTPQWFVYMDKELGDGTTLRSRALGAIDDTRFVPAAGQNRLRAMIEGRPDWVLSRQRAWGVPICVFADEAGEVLQNETVNARILEAFEVEGADAWFADGAKERFLEGVNDQERWTQVRDILDVWFDSGCTHTFTLEDRPDLKWPADVYLEGSDQHRGWFHSSLLESCATRGRAPYNAVITHGFTMAEDGRKMSKSIGNTISPQDVMAQSGADILRLWVMNTDYWEDQRLGKAIIQTNVDAYRKIRNTVRWMLGTLAHDHGEDIAYEALPELEKLMLHRLAELDVLVRDSYDAFEFKKITRALTDFANVELSAFYFDIRKDALYCDAPSSPRRRASLFVIRKLFDCMVLWLAPMLPFTTEEAWLSRKPDAVSVHLEQFPPIPAQWLNQVLDGKWAKIRKVRSVVTGALEVERKDKRIGSSLEAAPVVHIADADLLAALEGQDFAEICITSAISVVAGEGPSDAFRLSDVGTVCVEPKLAEGRKCARSWRITDDVGSDPCYPDVSARDAAALRELTLG, from the coding sequence ATGACCGAGACCACTGATAAAAAAGACTATTCCGCCACGCTGGCCCTGCCGCAGACGGAGTTTCCGATGCGCGCCGGATTGCCGCAAAAAGAGCCGGAAATCGTTGCCCGCTGGCAGCAGATGGGGCTTTATAAGAAACTCCGCGCCTCCTCGGCTGGCCGCGAAAAATTCGTGCTGCACGATGGCCCTCCTTACGCCAACGGCAATATCCACATCGGCCACGCGCTGAACAAGATCCTGAAAGACGTCATCACCCGCTCGTTCCAGATGCGCGGCTATGATGCCAATTATGTCCCCGGCTGGGATTGCCACGGCCTGCCAATTGAATGGAAGATCGAGGAAAAATACCGCGAAAAAGGCAAGGACAAGAACGAGGTTCCGATCAACGAATTCCGTCAGGAATGCCGTGATTTTGCCTCCGGTTGGATCAAGGTGCAGTCGGAAGAGTTCAAGCGTCTCGGCATCGAGGGCGATTTTGAAAATCCCTACACCACGATGAATTTCCATTCGGAAGCCCGCATCGCTGGCGAATTGTTGAAAATCGCCAAGAGCGGCCAGCTTTATCGTGGCTCCAAGCCGATCATGTGGTCGGTGGTGGAACGCACCGCCTTGGCCGAGGCCGAGGTGGAGTATCATGAGGTCGAAAGTGATACGATCTGGGTGAAGTTTCCTGTGGTTGAGGGTGGCGCTGATCTTCAGGGAAACTCCGTTGTCATCTGGACCACCACGCCTTGGACTATCCCCGGAAACCGCGCCATCTCATTCTCGTCCAAGATCGAATACGGTCTCTATGAAGTCACCGAGGCGACCAATGATTTCGGCCCGCAACCGGGTGAAAAGCTGATCTTCGCCAAGCGTTTGGCGCAGGATTGCGCAACCAAGGCCAAGATCACGCTTGAACTGCGTCGTGATGTTTCCGGTGACGAACTGGGAGCCATCGTCTGCGCCCATCCATTGGTCGATCTTGGTTACGATTTCAAAGTCCCCCTCATCGACGGCGATCACGTCACCGATGACGCTGGTACTGGCTTCGTCCACACCGCTCCAAGTCACGGACGTGAAGACTTTGATGCATGGATGTCTGCTGCCCGCGACTTGGAAGCCCGTGGCATCTCGTCCAAAATCCCCTTCACCGTCGATGACGCAGGCTTCTACACCGAAGACGCCCCCGGCTTTGGCCCATCGGCCGAAGGTGGCGCTGCCCGCGTGATGGACGACAACGGCAAAAAGGGTGATGCCAACGAGCGTGTCATCAAGGCACTGATCGTTGCCAACAACCTGTTTGCCCGTGGCCGGATCAAGCATGATTATCCGCATTCATGGCGCTCCAAGAAGCCGGTGATTTTCCGCAACACGCCGCAATGGTTTGTCTATATGGATAAGGAATTGGGCGATGGCACCACGCTGCGCTCACGCGCCCTTGGTGCCATTGACGATACCCGTTTCGTACCCGCCGCTGGCCAGAACCGCCTGCGCGCCATGATTGAAGGTCGCCCGGATTGGGTTCTGTCGCGCCAACGCGCATGGGGCGTTCCCATCTGCGTGTTTGCCGATGAGGCAGGCGAAGTCTTGCAAAACGAGACCGTCAATGCCCGCATTCTGGAAGCCTTTGAGGTTGAGGGCGCGGATGCATGGTTTGCTGACGGTGCCAAGGAACGCTTCCTCGAAGGCGTGAATGATCAGGAGCGCTGGACGCAGGTGCGCGACATTCTCGATGTCTGGTTCGATTCGGGCTGCACCCACACCTTTACGCTGGAAGACCGTCCGGACCTGAAATGGCCTGCTGATGTCTATCTCGAAGGCTCTGATCAGCATCGCGGCTGGTTCCACTCATCCCTGCTGGAATCCTGCGCCACTCGTGGCCGTGCGCCTTACAATGCCGTCATCACCCATGGTTTCACCATGGCGGAAGATGGTCGTAAAATGTCGAAATCCATCGGTAATACCATTTCGCCTCAGGATGTTATGGCCCAGTCCGGTGCCGATATCCTGCGTCTGTGGGTGATGAACACCGATTACTGGGAAGATCAGCGTCTGGGCAAAGCCATCATCCAGACCAATGTCGATGCCTATCGCAAGATCCGCAATACGGTTCGCTGGATGCTCGGCACGCTGGCGCATGACCATGGCGAAGACATTGCCTATGAGGCCTTGCCAGAGCTGGAAAAGCTGATGCTGCATCGGCTGGCCGAGCTGGATGTGCTTGTGCGCGACAGCTATGACGCTTTCGAGTTCAAGAAGATCACCCGTGCGCTGACCGATTTTGCCAATGTCGAGCTGTCGGCCTTCTACTTCGATATCCGTAAGGATGCGCTCTATTGCGACGCGCCGTCTTCGCCGCGCCGCCGTGCGTCCCTGTTCGTGATCCGCAAGCTGTTCGACTGCATGGTGCTGTGGCTGGCGCCAATGCTGCCCTTCACCACAGAGGAAGCCTGGCTGTCGCGCAAGCCGGATGCGGTTTCCGTGCATCTGGAACAGTTCCCGCCGATCCCGGCGCAGTGGCTGAACCAGGTGCTGGACGGCAAATGGGCAAAGATCCGCAAGGTGCGCTCCGTCGTGACCGGCGCGCTGGAAGTGGAGCGCAAGGACAAGCGCATCGGCTCCTCGCTGGAAGCGGCTCCCGTCGTACATATTGCTGATGCCGATCTGCTGGCCGCCCTTGAGGGTCAAGATTTCGCTGAAATCTGCATCACCTCGGCCATTTCGGTGGTGGCGGGCGAAGGTCCGTCTGATGCCTTCCGGTTATCAGATGTGGGTACGGTCTGCGTCGAACCGAAACTGGCGGAGGGCCGCAAATGCGCCCGCTCCTGGCGTATCACCGACGATGTCGGCTCCGACCCTTGTTATCCCGATGTTTCGGCACGGGATGCGGCGGCCTTGCGCGAACTGACACTTGGCTGA
- the chrA gene encoding chromate efflux transporter → MTELSDMAKGQEHVPVVPLGTICAVFWSVGLLSFGGPAAQIALMHRIVVDEKRWLSEARFLHALNYCMLLPGPEAQQLATYIGWLNGGIRGGLIAGLLFVLPGLAVMIGLSAAYALYHDIVWVSGLFFGLKAAVLAIVLQALLRIGTRALKSTFHRLVAAVAFLALFCLALPFPVVVLLAALAGLIRAYGQPVPTSGPAPVKIPLNWWHMALSLLGWAGLWLAPLALLVLFDSGRLTEIFLFFARMALVTFGGAYAVLAYVAQVAVEHYQWLRPGEMVDGLALAETTPGPLVLVLSFVGFLAAFRDADSVMPLISGMAGALLTAWATFVPSFVFIFAGAPLIERLRGNRLADGALSAITAAVVGVIGNLAVWFGLHVLFTKVDRIAFSTLWPGERAPGLWWPHLASLDIPSLFLFAGSALLLMRLKINMVIVLGLAAVAGLLWNLEAV, encoded by the coding sequence ATGACGGAACTCTCTGACATGGCAAAAGGGCAAGAGCATGTTCCGGTCGTGCCATTGGGGACAATCTGTGCCGTATTCTGGTCCGTTGGCCTCTTGAGCTTCGGTGGTCCTGCCGCACAGATCGCCCTGATGCATCGCATCGTCGTCGATGAAAAACGCTGGCTTTCCGAAGCGCGCTTCCTGCATGCCTTGAACTACTGCATGCTTTTGCCGGGGCCAGAGGCTCAACAGCTCGCCACCTATATCGGCTGGTTAAACGGCGGAATTCGTGGCGGACTGATTGCCGGATTGCTTTTCGTCTTGCCCGGCCTGGCGGTGATGATCGGTCTTTCGGCGGCCTATGCGCTCTACCACGATATTGTCTGGGTTTCGGGTCTGTTTTTCGGGTTGAAGGCTGCGGTGCTGGCGATCGTCCTGCAAGCGCTGCTCCGCATCGGCACTCGGGCGCTGAAATCAACCTTTCACCGGCTTGTCGCAGCAGTGGCCTTTCTTGCGCTGTTTTGTCTGGCATTACCCTTTCCTGTCGTCGTCCTGCTGGCGGCCTTGGCCGGGCTGATCCGCGCCTATGGGCAGCCTGTCCCAACATCCGGGCCTGCCCCAGTGAAAATACCGCTGAATTGGTGGCATATGGCGCTGTCCCTTCTCGGCTGGGCAGGTCTGTGGCTGGCGCCGCTGGCCCTGCTGGTGCTGTTTGATAGCGGGAGGCTCACCGAGATTTTCCTGTTTTTCGCCCGCATGGCGCTTGTCACATTCGGTGGGGCCTATGCCGTGCTGGCCTATGTGGCGCAGGTGGCAGTGGAACATTATCAATGGCTGCGCCCCGGCGAGATGGTCGATGGGCTGGCGCTGGCCGAAACCACACCGGGACCGCTGGTCCTGGTCCTCTCCTTCGTCGGTTTCCTGGCGGCGTTTCGTGATGCCGATAGTGTAATGCCGTTGATCTCAGGCATGGCCGGGGCATTGCTGACGGCCTGGGCAACCTTCGTGCCAAGCTTCGTCTTCATTTTTGCTGGTGCTCCGTTGATCGAGCGTTTGCGCGGCAATAGGCTGGCGGATGGAGCGCTTTCGGCCATTACCGCTGCCGTGGTCGGGGTGATCGGAAATCTCGCCGTCTGGTTCGGGCTGCATGTGCTGTTTACAAAAGTGGATCGAATTGCCTTCAGCACCTTATGGCCGGGCGAGCGTGCTCCAGGCCTTTGGTGGCCGCATCTTGCTTCGCTCGATATCCCATCGCTGTTTCTGTTTGCAGGCTCGGCGCTTCTGCTGATGCGTTTGAAGATCAACATGGTAATCGTGCTGGGTCTGGCTGCTGTGGCTGGATTGCTGTGGAATCTTGAAGCCGTGTGA
- the groL gene encoding chaperonin GroEL (60 kDa chaperone family; promotes refolding of misfolded polypeptides especially under stressful conditions; forms two stacked rings of heptamers to form a barrel-shaped 14mer; ends can be capped by GroES; misfolded proteins enter the barrel where they are refolded when GroES binds), translating to MAAKEIKFGRTAREKMLHGVDILADAVKVTLGPKGRNVIIDKSFGAPRITKDGVSVAKEIELEDKFENMGAQMVREVASKTNDIAGDGTTTATVLAQAIVREGNKAVAAGMNPMDLKRGIDLAVAEVVKDLQAKAKKISTSEEVAQVGTISANGDTQVGKDIAEAMQKVGNEGVITVEEAKTAETELEVVEGMQFDRGYLSPYFVTNPEKMVADLEDAYVLLHEKKLSNLQAMLPVLEAVVQTGKPLVIIAEDVEGEALATLVVNKLRGGLKIAAVKAPGFGDRRKAMLEDIAILTGGTVISEDLGIKLETVTLDMLGRAKKISITKENTTIVDGAGQKSDIEGRVAQIKAQIEETSSDYDREKLQERLAKLAGGVAVIRVGGSTEIEVKERKDRIDDALNATRAAVQEGIVPGGGTALLRSSTKITVKGVNDDQEAGINIVRRALQSLVRQIATNAGDEASIIVGKILDKDNDNYGYNAQTGEFGDMIAMGIVDPVKVVRTALQNAASVASLLITTEAMIAELPKKDSAGGGMPDMGGMGGMGGMM from the coding sequence ATGGCTGCTAAAGAAATCAAATTTGGCCGCACTGCGCGCGAAAAGATGCTGCACGGCGTTGATATCCTCGCTGACGCTGTCAAGGTTACGCTCGGCCCCAAGGGTCGTAACGTTATCATCGACAAGTCCTTCGGCGCTCCACGCATCACCAAGGACGGCGTCTCTGTTGCCAAGGAAATCGAACTGGAAGACAAGTTCGAAAACATGGGCGCACAGATGGTTCGGGAAGTTGCTTCCAAGACCAACGACATCGCAGGCGACGGCACCACCACTGCTACCGTTCTGGCCCAGGCTATCGTGCGCGAAGGCAACAAGGCTGTTGCTGCCGGCATGAACCCAATGGACCTGAAGCGCGGCATCGATCTGGCTGTTGCTGAAGTTGTGAAGGACCTTCAGGCTAAGGCCAAGAAGATCTCCACCTCTGAAGAAGTTGCTCAGGTTGGTACGATCTCTGCAAACGGCGACACCCAGGTCGGCAAAGACATTGCTGAAGCCATGCAGAAGGTTGGCAACGAAGGTGTTATCACCGTCGAAGAAGCCAAGACCGCTGAAACCGAACTTGAAGTCGTTGAAGGCATGCAGTTCGACCGCGGCTACCTGTCGCCTTACTTCGTCACCAACCCTGAAAAGATGGTTGCTGACCTGGAAGACGCCTACGTTCTGCTGCACGAAAAGAAGCTCTCCAATTTGCAGGCTATGCTGCCAGTTCTGGAAGCTGTTGTGCAGACCGGCAAGCCACTCGTCATCATCGCTGAAGACGTTGAAGGCGAAGCTCTTGCAACGCTGGTTGTCAACAAGCTGCGTGGCGGCCTGAAGATTGCTGCTGTCAAGGCTCCTGGCTTCGGCGATCGCCGCAAGGCCATGCTGGAAGACATCGCTATCCTCACCGGTGGTACTGTTATTTCCGAAGATCTCGGCATCAAGCTCGAAACTGTCACCCTCGACATGCTCGGCCGCGCCAAGAAGATTTCCATCACCAAGGAAAACACCACCATCGTTGATGGCGCTGGTCAGAAGTCCGACATTGAAGGCCGCGTTGCCCAGATCAAGGCTCAGATCGAAGAAACCTCTTCCGATTACGACCGCGAAAAGCTTCAGGAACGTCTTGCCAAGCTGGCTGGCGGCGTTGCCGTGATCCGCGTTGGCGGCTCGACGGAAATCGAAGTCAAGGAACGCAAGGACCGCATCGACGACGCTCTGAACGCAACACGCGCTGCTGTTCAGGAAGGCATCGTTCCTGGCGGCGGTACAGCTCTGCTGCGCTCCTCTACCAAGATCACCGTTAAGGGTGTAAACGACGACCAGGAAGCTGGCATCAACATCGTTCGCCGCGCTCTGCAGTCTCTGGTTCGCCAGATTGCAACAAACGCAGGCGACGAAGCTTCCATCATCGTTGGCAAGATCCTCGACAAGGACAACGACAACTACGGCTACAATGCCCAGACCGGCGAGTTTGGTGACATGATTGCCATGGGTATCGTTGACCCGGTTAAGGTTGTTCGCACAGCCCTGCAGAACGCAGCTTCGGTTGCTTCGCTGCTGATCACCACGGAAGCCATGATTGCCGAACTGCCGAAGAAGGATTCGGCTGGCGGCGGCATGCCTGACATGGGCGGCATGGGCGGCATGGGTGGTATGATGTAA
- a CDS encoding bifunctional riboflavin kinase/FAD synthetase, producing MTVFHRNEKKTPLPDSLKGGVVAIGNFDGVHRGHQTVLNRALELAQQRGAPALVLTFEPHPRAVFAPQAPVFRLTPAPLKARLLEAMGFQSVIEYPFDREFSQRSAEDFVKTVLVDWLGAAQVVTGFDFHFGKGREGGPAFLMGMGAQYGFGVTLLDAFRDENAEVVSSTRIRGLLAEGAVSEVAGLLGYRFTVEAEVIKGQQLGRTLGFPTANMALSPQTTLRPGIYAVRLRRADGSIHDGVSSFGYRPTVTDNGAALLETFVFDFSGDLYGETCGVSFFGHLRDEWKFEGLDPLVAQIRQDAEEARALLAGVKPLGELDRKIAF from the coding sequence ATGACCGTTTTTCACCGCAATGAGAAGAAGACCCCGCTGCCCGACAGCCTGAAGGGCGGCGTTGTTGCCATCGGCAATTTCGATGGTGTGCATCGTGGCCACCAGACCGTGCTTAATCGGGCGCTCGAACTGGCACAGCAACGCGGCGCTCCCGCTCTGGTTCTGACTTTTGAGCCGCATCCCCGTGCGGTGTTCGCCCCACAGGCCCCGGTGTTTCGGCTGACCCCGGCGCCGCTCAAGGCCCGCCTTCTGGAGGCGATGGGGTTTCAGTCGGTGATCGAATATCCATTCGACCGGGAATTTTCGCAGCGTTCCGCCGAGGATTTCGTCAAGACCGTGCTGGTGGACTGGCTGGGGGCTGCTCAAGTGGTGACCGGCTTCGATTTTCATTTCGGCAAAGGGCGCGAAGGCGGCCCGGCCTTCCTGATGGGGATGGGCGCGCAATACGGTTTCGGTGTCACACTTCTCGATGCCTTCCGCGATGAAAATGCCGAGGTTGTTTCTTCCACCCGTATTCGCGGTCTGTTGGCAGAGGGTGCTGTCAGCGAAGTGGCTGGCCTGCTCGGCTATCGCTTCACGGTCGAGGCCGAGGTTATCAAGGGCCAGCAGCTTGGCCGCACCCTGGGCTTTCCCACCGCCAACATGGCGCTCTCGCCCCAAACCACCTTGCGACCCGGCATTTATGCCGTGCGACTGCGCCGGGCCGACGGTTCGATACACGATGGCGTTTCCAGTTTCGGTTATCGCCCGACGGTAACGGACAACGGTGCGGCGCTGCTTGAAACCTTCGTCTTCGATTTCTCTGGCGATCTTTATGGGGAAACCTGTGGCGTGTCCTTCTTCGGTCATCTGCGTGACGAGTGGAAATTTGAGGGCCTGGATCCGCTGGTCGCCCAGATCAGGCAGGATGCTGAGGAGGCCAGGGCGTTGCTGGCGGGCGTGAAGCCCCTTGGCGAACTGGATCGAAAAATAGCCTTTTGA
- the groES gene encoding co-chaperone GroES, whose amino-acid sequence MASTNFRPLHDRVVVKRVESEEKTKGGIIIPDTAKEKPAEGEIIAVGPGVRDDKGALVALDVKVGDRVLFGKWSGTEVKLDGVDLLIMKEADIMGVIG is encoded by the coding sequence ATGGCAAGCACCAATTTCCGCCCACTGCACGACCGCGTTGTTGTTAAGCGCGTTGAGTCCGAAGAAAAGACCAAGGGCGGCATTATCATTCCTGACACCGCCAAGGAAAAGCCAGCTGAAGGCGAAATCATCGCTGTCGGCCCAGGCGTTCGCGACGACAAGGGTGCGCTCGTTGCCCTGGACGTCAAGGTTGGCGACCGTGTTCTGTTCGGCAAGTGGTCCGGCACCGAAGTCAAGCTCGACGGCGTTGACCTGCTGATCATGAAGGAAGCCGACATCATGGGCGTCATCGGCTGA
- the mctP gene encoding monocarboxylate uptake permease MctP — protein MMTEIDPTALAVFIFFFALVTVMGFVASRWRKPETMAHIDEWGLGGRKFGTWITWFLVGGDFYTAYTVIAVPALVYAVGAYGFFALPYTIIVYPFVFLVMPVLWRRAKEHGYVTAGDVVHGQYGSRALELVVALTGVIATMPYIALQLVGMAAVLKALGLHGEVPLMVSFIILALYTYSAGLRAPALIAFVKDIMIYIVVIVAVAAIPMKLGGYANVFASADAAFQTKGSGGLLLGGNQYVAYATLAFGSALAAFMYPHTLTGIFASNGANTIRKNAMLLPAYTLLLGLLALLGYMGHAAGLKPATPNDIVPMLFQTLFPSWFAGFAFAAIAIGALVPAAVMSIGAANLFTRNFWKAYVNPDVSHAGEAQVAKITSLVVKVGALLVIVFLPTQFALDLQLLGGVWILQTLPALIFGLFSNWFRVPGLLAGWVVGFVGGTWLVWLNGLKPLHTLSFGDTQFTVYTGILALLANIVVAVLVNLVTPAKVPARA, from the coding sequence ATGATGACTGAGATCGATCCCACGGCGCTTGCCGTCTTCATCTTCTTCTTTGCACTTGTCACCGTCATGGGCTTTGTCGCCTCGCGCTGGCGCAAGCCGGAGACCATGGCCCATATCGATGAATGGGGGCTTGGCGGGCGCAAATTCGGCACCTGGATCACGTGGTTTCTGGTGGGTGGCGATTTCTATACCGCCTATACGGTCATTGCCGTTCCGGCGCTGGTCTATGCGGTTGGCGCCTATGGGTTCTTCGCGCTGCCCTACACGATCATTGTCTATCCCTTTGTGTTTCTGGTCATGCCGGTTTTGTGGCGGCGTGCAAAGGAGCACGGCTATGTGACGGCAGGCGATGTCGTGCATGGCCAATACGGCTCTCGTGCTTTGGAACTGGTGGTAGCGCTGACAGGGGTGATTGCCACCATGCCCTATATCGCCCTTCAGCTGGTCGGCATGGCCGCCGTGCTGAAAGCGCTTGGCCTGCATGGCGAAGTGCCACTGATGGTGTCCTTTATCATTCTGGCGCTCTACACCTATTCCGCAGGCTTGCGCGCTCCGGCGCTGATTGCGTTCGTCAAGGACATCATGATCTATATCGTGGTGATTGTTGCTGTCGCCGCGATCCCGATGAAGCTTGGCGGCTATGCCAACGTGTTCGCCAGCGCCGATGCTGCCTTCCAGACCAAGGGTTCCGGCGGTCTTTTGCTGGGCGGCAATCAATATGTGGCCTATGCGACGCTGGCCTTCGGTTCGGCGCTGGCGGCCTTCATGTATCCGCACACGCTGACGGGCATTTTTGCCTCCAACGGTGCCAATACCATCCGCAAGAATGCCATGCTGCTGCCCGCCTATACGCTGCTATTGGGGCTTTTGGCGCTGCTCGGCTATATGGGCCATGCCGCAGGCCTGAAACCGGCCACCCCGAATGACATTGTGCCGATGCTGTTCCAGACGCTGTTTCCAAGCTGGTTTGCGGGCTTTGCCTTTGCTGCCATCGCCATTGGCGCTCTGGTGCCAGCAGCGGTGATGAGCATTGGTGCCGCCAATCTCTTCACCCGCAATTTCTGGAAGGCCTATGTCAACCCGGATGTGTCGCACGCAGGCGAAGCGCAGGTGGCAAAAATCACTTCGCTGGTGGTCAAGGTCGGAGCGCTGCTGGTCATCGTCTTCCTGCCGACCCAGTTTGCGCTGGATCTTCAACTTCTGGGCGGCGTCTGGATCTTGCAGACCTTGCCAGCGTTGATCTTCGGGCTGTTTTCCAACTGGTTCCGGGTTCCCGGCCTGCTGGCGGGCTGGGTGGTCGGCTTTGTCGGCGGCACCTGGCTGGTCTGGCTGAATGGCTTGAAGCCGCTGCATACGCTGAGCTTCGGGGACACGCAGTTCACCGTCTATACCGGCATTCTGGCGCTGCTGGCCAATATTGTCGTGGCGGTGCTGGTCAACCTTGTCACCCCAGCCAAGGTACCGGCGCGGGCGTGA